A single region of the Idiomarinaceae bacterium HL-53 genome encodes:
- a CDS encoding Histidine kinase: MIESRFYPIYQGAGWSLLYAVIIGSLYFNPAFTPLEFLFAFVLIMSAACYSHFMRVGFKRWLKAKSLVLQILYFAFNAAVGASMAGCLLFVSVYLLSRLGVLDPFVPGQLHFVFQQVFIGNAFNMLIALIMWSAFYLIITKARQLRDTGEALASSQLATLAQQLNPHFLFNMLNNIRALILENPERARDSLARLADMLRYSLQSHESSEVSVAQELNMVNEYIELCKIQFEDRLQLDVQVPAALERALMPRMILQLCVENAIKHGIAKRTEGGCISIRMRELEGQWYEIFVENPCPIQEASENAKERSSMHIGLKNIRERLSLLYGSAELQLSFKDIPHADYRIATTYLSLPLRCALEEGGLA, translated from the coding sequence ATGATTGAAAGTCGTTTTTATCCCATATATCAAGGAGCCGGGTGGAGCCTGCTTTATGCCGTCATAATCGGCTCCCTATATTTTAACCCGGCGTTTACGCCTTTAGAGTTCCTTTTTGCCTTTGTTCTTATTATGAGTGCAGCTTGCTATTCGCATTTCATGCGTGTTGGCTTTAAACGCTGGTTAAAAGCAAAGAGCCTGGTGTTACAAATTCTATATTTTGCTTTCAATGCGGCCGTTGGTGCGAGCATGGCAGGCTGCCTCTTGTTTGTAAGTGTTTACTTACTTTCTCGACTCGGTGTTCTTGACCCTTTTGTACCTGGGCAGCTTCATTTCGTATTTCAGCAAGTGTTCATTGGTAATGCTTTCAACATGTTAATCGCGCTCATCATGTGGAGCGCATTCTATTTAATTATCACGAAAGCTAGGCAGCTAAGGGATACCGGTGAGGCACTTGCAAGTAGCCAACTCGCCACACTGGCTCAGCAGCTAAACCCGCATTTTTTATTTAATATGCTAAACAACATTCGTGCACTCATTCTCGAAAACCCGGAACGCGCACGTGACTCACTTGCGCGGCTGGCAGATATGCTTAGATATAGTTTGCAAAGCCATGAAAGTAGTGAAGTCAGTGTTGCACAAGAGTTAAACATGGTGAATGAATATATCGAGCTATGTAAGATCCAGTTTGAAGATCGGTTACAGCTCGACGTGCAGGTGCCGGCAGCTCTTGAACGAGCCCTGATGCCAAGGATGATTTTACAACTTTGTGTTGAGAACGCCATTAAGCATGGAATTGCGAAAAGAACGGAAGGTGGCTGTATTAGTATTCGTATGCGAGAACTCGAAGGGCAATGGTATGAAATTTTTGTCGAAAATCCTTGCCCAATTCAGGAAGCTTCTGAGAACGCGAAAGAGCGAAGTTCAATGCATATTGGCCTAAAGAATATACGTGAGCGCCTCTCACTGCTGTATGGTAGCGCGGAACTGCAATTGAGCTTTAAAGACATACCGCACGCAGATTACCGAATCGCAACAACTTATCTGTCGCTACCACTCAGGTGCGCCTTAGAAGAGGGAGGGCTCGCATGA
- a CDS encoding two component transcriptional regulator, LytTR family translates to MKVAIVDDSRLARLELKEQLKACVPSAEIVGEADSVVTALALLEEHSIDLVLLDIDLPDGNGFDVLTQVARVPQVIFVTAFDEYAIQSFEFNALDYLMKPVRTERLQKALAKVQEETPQKLSPEQRIFIKDGERCYFVSVSEVLAFEAMGNYTRVHLKKGTPAVYRPLRNIEERIDGHLFLRANRSWLVNSQFIEHIEPALSGGFDVKLSNGTEVSISKRQAAEFKRHWSL, encoded by the coding sequence ATGAAAGTTGCCATTGTTGATGATAGCCGTTTAGCTAGGCTTGAGTTAAAAGAACAACTAAAGGCCTGCGTGCCAAGTGCGGAAATAGTAGGCGAGGCCGATTCGGTGGTAACAGCACTCGCGCTTTTAGAGGAACACTCGATCGATCTCGTTTTGTTAGACATTGATTTACCAGATGGAAACGGTTTTGACGTGTTAACGCAGGTGGCTAGGGTTCCGCAAGTTATTTTCGTGACCGCCTTCGATGAATATGCGATTCAGTCTTTTGAATTCAACGCATTAGACTACTTGATGAAGCCGGTTCGAACTGAGCGCCTCCAAAAAGCACTCGCGAAGGTACAAGAGGAAACGCCTCAGAAACTGTCGCCAGAGCAGCGAATTTTCATTAAAGATGGAGAACGTTGTTACTTCGTGTCTGTAAGCGAAGTACTCGCGTTTGAAGCCATGGGTAATTACACCCGCGTACACTTAAAGAAAGGGACTCCCGCTGTCTATCGACCTCTGAGAAATATCGAAGAGCGTATCGACGGTCATTTGTTTCTGCGCGCAAACCGCAGCTGGTTGGTGAACTCGCAATTCATCGAACATATTGAGCCAGCGCTAAGCGGTGGCTTCGACGTAAAGCTCAGTAATGGCACGGAAGTCTCAATTTCAAAGCGACAAGCTGCAGAGTTTAAACGCCACTGGTCGCTTTAG
- a CDS encoding phospholipase A1 codes for MTPSSFAKQLALLFLLAYIAPTLAQNEESEEAQSDPTWSSPTAQLVEQFWELGEPLKRGTFTLRTYRPNYVLPYHYTDSVNQVPNSPTRGEATELPQYEDHEVKIQLSFRTKILEDFFLPNADLWVAYTQTSLWQAWNSDQSAPFRSTDHNPDVFYVVPVAPNYDIIPGKWRLRMLKVGLAHESNDQSEPLSRSWNYWHVGGVIQLSNFLFETTYKTRVNEPIDDNDNPDLTNFRGNVESVLTGLFNDTSVALTRTSPEYSLKKGNWQLDITHPLIPNKPDGVRVHLQLFSGYGESMIDYNHKQNRIGIGFVLINI; via the coding sequence ATGACGCCTTCCTCATTCGCTAAACAACTCGCTCTTCTTTTCCTTCTCGCATACATCGCACCAACCCTCGCTCAAAATGAAGAGAGTGAAGAGGCGCAAAGCGACCCGACATGGTCTTCACCAACAGCTCAATTAGTAGAGCAATTTTGGGAGCTAGGCGAACCATTGAAAAGAGGCACGTTCACCTTACGAACCTATCGTCCGAATTATGTTCTTCCTTATCACTACACAGATAGTGTGAATCAGGTACCGAACAGCCCTACCCGAGGTGAAGCCACCGAACTCCCACAATATGAAGATCATGAAGTAAAAATTCAGCTTTCTTTTAGAACAAAAATTTTGGAGGATTTCTTCTTACCCAACGCTGACCTTTGGGTTGCCTATACGCAAACCTCACTGTGGCAGGCATGGAACTCCGATCAATCCGCACCATTTCGCAGCACCGATCATAACCCCGATGTTTTTTACGTGGTTCCGGTAGCGCCCAATTACGACATTATTCCGGGTAAATGGCGTCTACGCATGCTCAAGGTGGGATTAGCCCATGAGTCTAACGATCAGAGTGAACCTTTGTCTCGAAGCTGGAATTATTGGCACGTGGGTGGCGTAATTCAACTTTCAAACTTCTTATTTGAAACTACATACAAAACACGCGTGAATGAACCGATCGATGACAACGACAACCCCGATCTCACCAATTTTAGAGGGAATGTAGAAAGCGTACTTACAGGACTTTTCAACGACACAAGTGTTGCGCTCACACGTACCTCACCAGAATACTCGCTCAAAAAGGGAAACTGGCAGTTAGACATCACCCATCCCTTAATTCCGAACAAGCCCGACGGCGTGCGTGTGCACTTACAGCTTTTCAGTGGCTACGGCGAATCCATGATTGATTACAATCACAAACAAAACCGCATTGGTATTGGGTTTGTGCTCATCAATATTTAG
- a CDS encoding RNA polymerase sigma factor, sigma-70 family → MIEEQPIANAQSGDKDAFKALYEKHSASVFRVCMRLLYRRALAEEATQEVFVKVWQQLPNFDGHSKLATWIYRIAVNTAIDLLRKNRMSEAELPNSEMIQEPIGGVLGEEEMLISTKLLKL, encoded by the coding sequence GTGATTGAAGAGCAGCCGATAGCAAACGCCCAAAGTGGAGACAAAGATGCCTTCAAGGCACTCTATGAGAAACATAGTGCAAGTGTATTTCGCGTGTGTATGCGCTTACTTTACCGTCGTGCTCTTGCAGAAGAGGCGACTCAAGAGGTTTTTGTGAAAGTCTGGCAGCAACTCCCCAACTTCGATGGTCATTCGAAGTTGGCGACATGGATTTATCGAATTGCAGTGAATACTGCGATCGATCTGTTGAGAAAAAATCGTATGAGCGAGGCTGAGTTGCCCAACAGTGAAATGATTCAGGAACCGATAGGCGGCGTGCTCGGCGAAGAGGAAATGTTAATCTCGACCAAGCTATTGAAGCTTTGA
- a CDS encoding beta-hydroxylase, with translation MEPIFIILILLATFTVASMVYVYAFRGTYRHPSFNEYVRKCWPIFAPLNCLLYMSTERRGKKPILDLNDFPELGIVRQNWEMIRDEALALQANNEFENTKSETNSGYYDVGFRTFFKYGWSKFYLKWYGYTHDSAKRTCPNTVALISKLPQVKGAMFTLLPPGSKLTPHSDPFACSLRYHLGLKTPNDDNCWINVDNQQYSWRDGEALLFDETYVHHVSNNTDKHRLILMLDVERPMGWIGKLVNFFYRSLMRMTIVPNDETDKRGLANTVFASVAPLLAKSKQLKQTNKPLYKTLKFVVNSILALILLGILAVLFYIPYSLLSA, from the coding sequence ATGGAACCAATTTTTATTATTCTAATTCTGCTTGCCACCTTCACGGTGGCTTCAATGGTTTATGTTTACGCATTTCGCGGTACCTATCGGCATCCGAGCTTTAACGAGTATGTGCGCAAGTGTTGGCCGATATTCGCACCTCTTAATTGCTTGCTTTATATGTCGACTGAACGGCGTGGGAAAAAACCTATTCTCGACTTAAATGATTTCCCGGAACTCGGCATTGTGCGTCAAAATTGGGAAATGATTCGCGATGAGGCACTGGCCCTGCAGGCGAACAATGAATTCGAGAATACCAAAAGCGAAACGAATAGTGGTTACTACGATGTAGGTTTCAGAACATTTTTTAAATATGGTTGGAGCAAGTTCTACCTCAAGTGGTATGGCTATACTCACGATTCTGCAAAACGCACTTGCCCAAACACGGTAGCCCTCATCAGTAAATTACCGCAAGTGAAAGGGGCAATGTTCACGTTACTGCCTCCTGGCTCAAAGCTCACGCCACATTCCGACCCGTTTGCATGTTCACTTCGCTACCATCTTGGCCTCAAAACGCCAAATGATGACAACTGCTGGATCAATGTAGACAATCAACAGTACAGCTGGCGCGATGGTGAAGCATTATTATTCGATGAAACCTATGTTCACCATGTCTCGAATAATACAGACAAGCATCGGTTGATTCTGATGCTGGACGTTGAGCGTCCCATGGGATGGATCGGTAAATTGGTGAACTTCTTTTATCGGTCACTGATGCGCATGACGATTGTGCCCAATGATGAAACGGATAAGAGAGGTCTTGCGAATACGGTTTTTGCATCGGTTGCCCCATTGTTGGCGAAATCGAAGCAATTGAAACAGACCAATAAACCTTTGTATAAAACACTGAAGTTTGTGGTGAACTCAATACTTGCACTGATTTTATTGGGTATTCTCGCGGTACTTTTCTATATCCCTTATAGTTTGTTGAGCGCTTAG
- a CDS encoding D-alanine-D-alanine ligase yields the protein MENCLPPANEYHASLHLYLSENKLLSLNAFLIAEDFQRLGFLPIWSSTKHFSVPAAQSPLQFSGAHIASGNHDSFAFLNFKEVFRNTISHAGISVARGQAFDHSELVEARAFALTIDGPIVIKPTHGNKGRGATIGLTDMNLFEEAFAYAKSVRSKTSKILIEEQFTNCAELRLLVIEGQCVGVVRRIPPRVLGDRQATIAELIARTNIRKRTNPNECTLALKLNSHRRHLLAKQGYTEQSVPASGVWVKIDDLGNISEGADSYECKELVHSGYIEIAEKVAKMAAPVVVVGVDMLVRNIKEAPTADNYIVIEANSGPAITGHTYPTYGKAADIVEPTIDYCFEHAELDYGFDGILDVRVEVLNANPQVTFEARQHFRQLCQQYQGLGVSLQERRNAFYVQASHSKLRSITRLFEQKFGRETTALCFFSDSEA from the coding sequence ATGGAAAACTGCCTCCCGCCCGCGAATGAGTATCATGCGTCACTCCACTTGTATTTATCCGAAAATAAACTTTTGAGCTTAAATGCGTTTTTGATTGCTGAAGATTTTCAACGCCTTGGATTTTTGCCCATATGGAGCAGCACTAAACATTTTTCTGTGCCCGCCGCGCAGTCGCCACTGCAATTCTCAGGTGCTCATATTGCCTCAGGTAATCATGACTCATTTGCGTTTTTGAACTTTAAAGAAGTATTTCGGAATACCATCTCTCATGCGGGCATTTCAGTTGCCCGTGGTCAAGCATTTGATCATAGCGAGCTGGTTGAAGCGAGAGCCTTTGCACTCACTATTGACGGCCCCATCGTGATTAAGCCTACTCACGGCAATAAAGGCCGTGGAGCAACCATTGGCTTAACCGATATGAACTTGTTTGAAGAAGCATTTGCATATGCAAAATCGGTGCGCAGTAAGACCAGCAAAATATTGATTGAGGAGCAATTTACGAATTGCGCAGAGCTTCGTTTATTGGTGATTGAAGGCCAATGTGTAGGCGTTGTTCGTAGAATTCCCCCACGTGTTCTCGGAGATAGGCAAGCGACTATCGCGGAATTAATTGCGAGAACAAATATTCGCAAGCGCACGAATCCCAATGAGTGCACGCTCGCGCTTAAACTAAATTCGCATCGACGGCACTTGCTCGCTAAACAAGGCTACACAGAGCAGTCGGTGCCTGCCTCTGGCGTGTGGGTGAAAATTGATGATTTGGGAAATATCAGCGAAGGCGCTGATAGCTATGAATGCAAGGAGCTCGTTCATTCAGGCTACATAGAAATTGCAGAAAAAGTGGCCAAAATGGCGGCGCCAGTGGTAGTGGTTGGCGTGGATATGTTAGTTCGCAATATTAAAGAGGCGCCTACGGCAGATAATTATATTGTTATCGAGGCGAACAGCGGACCTGCGATTACCGGCCATACTTACCCAACTTATGGTAAGGCTGCAGATATTGTGGAGCCGACAATCGACTACTGTTTTGAGCATGCTGAACTCGATTATGGGTTTGATGGGATATTAGATGTTCGCGTAGAAGTATTGAATGCTAATCCTCAAGTAACTTTCGAAGCTCGGCAGCACTTCAGACAGCTATGCCAGCAATACCAGGGTTTGGGCGTGTCGTTGCAGGAAAGGCGGAATGCATTTTACGTACAAGCTTCTCACAGCAAACTGAGAAGTATCACGCGGTTGTTTGAACAAAAATTCGGCAGAGAGACAACCGCGCTTTGCTTTTTTAGTGATAGTGAAGCCTAA
- a CDS encoding DNA-binding regulatory protein, YebC/PmpR family: MGRAYQNRKDSIAKTAATKSRIYSRYGREIYVVAKSGGTDPDGNLALRSLIDRARKDQVPAHVISNALDKASGAGGENYETARYEGFGPANCMLIIECLTDNPNRTFTEVRNCFTKTKCKIGAPGSVAHMFDHCAIFSFSGADEDTVLEALMEAEVDVTDVEANDGQVTVFAPNTEYAKTRTALQDAFTDIDFDTDEIQFVPQMTTTLEGDDITVMEKLLDMLNDCDDVQQVYHSAQF, encoded by the coding sequence ATGGGTCGCGCATATCAAAACCGAAAAGATTCAATTGCAAAAACAGCGGCTACGAAAAGCCGTATCTACAGCCGTTATGGTCGTGAAATTTATGTGGTTGCGAAATCAGGTGGTACCGATCCCGACGGTAATCTCGCACTTCGCAGCCTGATTGATCGTGCTCGCAAAGACCAAGTGCCAGCTCATGTTATTTCCAATGCGCTAGATAAGGCGTCTGGTGCCGGCGGGGAAAATTACGAGACGGCTCGCTATGAAGGATTTGGGCCGGCGAATTGTATGCTGATTATCGAGTGTTTAACCGACAATCCTAATCGAACATTCACCGAGGTTCGTAATTGCTTTACAAAAACCAAATGCAAAATTGGTGCACCCGGCTCAGTGGCCCACATGTTCGATCATTGTGCGATTTTTAGCTTTTCGGGCGCAGATGAAGACACCGTTCTTGAAGCGCTTATGGAAGCGGAAGTCGATGTCACCGACGTAGAAGCCAATGACGGACAGGTGACCGTATTTGCGCCAAACACCGAGTACGCAAAAACACGCACTGCTTTACAAGACGCATTTACTGACATCGATTTCGACACCGACGAAATTCAATTCGTGCCGCAAATGACCACGACCCTCGAAGGTGACGACATTACCGTGATGGAAAAACTACTCGACATGCTCAATGATTGTGACGACGTGCAACAGGTCTATCATAGCGCCCAGTTTTAA
- a CDS encoding methyl-accepting chemotaxis sensory transducer with Pas/Pac sensor: MKINQPVTQIEEDFEASANILSTTDLKGRITYANQDFVNISGFTLDDLLGQNHHLIRHPDMPPEVFKGFWERIQSGRSWMGIVKNRCKNGNHYWVNAYVTPVERDGVVVEYQSVRRKPSREEVSRAQALYLKIREKRTWYSLWERIQFASKLTLAAAIVPMIGALLSFVTGHFNLALVLALTAFCSIGLLNIALVPFRFVVKRARNISSDAAARFVYTGRHDELGYISLAFKVLEAETAGLIGRVADASETLNQSASSLSSAVVQSRDGINRQFQDTSLVAVSVEQVRESIQSVTHYAEQTQASVSCNFDTVRQGQSIADQTNLLALNAAIEAARAGEKGRGFAVVAEEVRALAQRTQNAVENIRDVTHTLMTNIRAAEQSMQDGTAHAESSKQATQETAEVLQQIWQLLNDICHKNSDITKSLQQQNEGTEQIQGHMIRIRELSEMNLQGVNVTEESSQALLKVTQNLKELSLQFWRQQNN; encoded by the coding sequence ATGAAAATTAACCAGCCCGTTACGCAAATTGAAGAAGACTTCGAAGCGTCTGCCAACATTCTTTCAACCACCGATCTAAAAGGACGTATAACTTATGCCAACCAAGATTTTGTTAATATTAGCGGTTTTACGCTCGACGACTTGCTAGGTCAAAATCACCATCTTATTCGCCACCCTGATATGCCTCCGGAGGTATTTAAAGGATTCTGGGAGCGTATTCAGTCGGGACGTTCTTGGATGGGTATTGTAAAGAATAGATGCAAGAACGGGAACCATTATTGGGTGAATGCGTATGTAACTCCGGTTGAACGCGACGGGGTGGTCGTAGAATATCAATCGGTAAGGCGAAAACCTTCTCGCGAAGAAGTCTCTCGTGCACAAGCGTTGTATCTAAAGATCCGCGAAAAACGAACATGGTATAGCCTATGGGAGCGAATTCAATTTGCCTCTAAATTAACCCTCGCAGCAGCCATCGTCCCAATGATCGGGGCTTTACTCTCGTTCGTTACAGGTCATTTTAATCTGGCGCTAGTGCTCGCGCTGACGGCATTTTGTTCTATCGGTCTGCTTAACATCGCTCTAGTACCGTTTCGCTTTGTTGTTAAGCGAGCGCGGAATATCAGTAGCGACGCTGCTGCACGTTTTGTTTACACGGGAAGGCATGATGAACTCGGATATATTTCCCTTGCCTTTAAGGTGTTAGAAGCGGAGACCGCAGGCTTAATTGGGCGCGTTGCAGACGCGTCGGAAACGTTAAACCAAAGTGCGTCAAGCTTAAGTTCGGCAGTGGTACAGTCTCGAGATGGTATTAATCGACAGTTTCAAGACACAAGTTTAGTCGCAGTGTCTGTAGAGCAAGTACGCGAATCAATTCAGAGCGTCACGCACTATGCCGAACAAACCCAAGCCTCTGTGTCCTGCAATTTCGATACTGTAAGGCAAGGGCAGAGTATTGCCGATCAAACGAACTTGTTAGCTTTGAACGCAGCCATTGAAGCCGCGCGCGCAGGGGAGAAAGGAAGAGGCTTTGCAGTGGTTGCGGAGGAGGTGCGAGCGCTCGCCCAACGAACTCAAAATGCAGTCGAAAACATCAGAGATGTAACCCATACATTAATGACCAATATTCGCGCTGCAGAGCAATCGATGCAAGATGGAACCGCGCATGCAGAGAGCTCCAAACAAGCAACCCAAGAAACGGCCGAGGTATTGCAGCAAATCTGGCAACTTCTTAATGATATTTGTCATAAAAATTCAGATATTACGAAGTCGTTACAGCAACAGAACGAAGGTACTGAGCAAATTCAAGGGCACATGATCAGGATTCGGGAGCTTTCAGAAATGAATTTGCAAGGTGTTAATGTGACTGAAGAGAGTAGCCAAGCTCTGCTTAAAGTGACTCAAAACCTCAAGGAACTGAGTTTACAATTCTGGCGACAGCAAAATAATTGA